In one Elusimicrobiota bacterium genomic region, the following are encoded:
- a CDS encoding UvrD-helicase domain-containing protein has protein sequence MDQADRDAARSRLDCNVVVVAGAGTGKTTLLTDRILFNLLGRQLPLPITALVALTFTEKAAGEIRLRLAERLLELVTLLGRGSLGEQARARAEAVLKELRSRFGRKDEEVLKRARAALEDLDKAQIGTIHAFAAHLLRLYPLQAGVDPGFRVDEGPGFEELFETRWSQWLDAELGEQARGPRKQEWLAVLRWAPLEDLEELARGLAGAPVDLAQIGRPDPEAPARLAELERLLRQAPQGQPPARGKILEALSGLAEHLDALAAAASSAEPPLARLRAAKPPQAKWPAGWDEACAPAYESAQRIAAAASAESEALARRAARLLIPFADAFRQAYARAGLVSFDGLLLKARDLVRDDLVVREELKAKYQAFLVDEFQDTDPLQGELLLFLAEELGGRARRWGRVRPGAGRLFIVGDPKQSIYRFRGADIAAYQGITEHLLQGGGALLCELRTNFRSTAGVLAPVNAVFPKLMRRKEGSQPDYIPVAPLAEASDPLPAVEIVAVGPAGEGGEEPDALTGQKTQAAWIAGWIAAECAGGGKRRFKDVAVLMRTSSALAPLLEAFKAADIPYVVEMEKLFYNSQEVIDLSNLLRVLDDPEDRLAFAGLLRSPLMGLADEDLRLWAAAGQPGYLEKPPASWPASEKRRLAGLFAILRGLRGRVGRVPLGEFVCAVLDETPLLAAAARAYHGQQSVSNLLKFSRLAAAAADERGLTLKEFIAVVARAMDESRAEGESPLADEHLDAVRVLSIHKAKGLEFPAVLVYNLSGGSARGGGGQAVLTDWSTGRAGLSLARCGAGDAVRALLEDRERQRREDETVRLLYVALTRAKDKLILLGHRKADQGTLARLLRDAGAWPASEAETVLSLPVHVLRAGAGAMRSGQARLSGLRCAHRLPEPKALARLRAERLRRRDAAAARGWTRTATEYLKEGGPDLGRQARPAGPGLGPLVGQLCHKVLALWDFRRPADLGAALATACRALAGAQPEADWAAARGEAEAVLRIFLGSRAARELAEAEILGRELPFVYGEAGAVVRGTIDLVYRQGGRVVVADFKSEAAAPRSLGALRERYRRQGEDYRAAVERAWGLADVEFRLIFLRSPDLA, from the coding sequence ATGGACCAGGCGGACCGCGACGCCGCGCGCAGCCGCCTCGACTGCAACGTCGTGGTCGTGGCCGGCGCGGGCACCGGCAAGACCACCTTGCTGACCGACCGGATCCTCTTCAACCTCCTGGGCCGGCAGCTCCCTCTGCCCATCACCGCGCTGGTGGCTCTGACCTTCACCGAGAAAGCCGCGGGCGAGATCCGGCTGCGTTTGGCCGAGAGGCTCCTTGAGCTGGTGACGCTGCTCGGCCGGGGGTCCCTGGGCGAGCAGGCCCGCGCCCGCGCCGAGGCCGTCCTCAAGGAACTGCGCTCCCGGTTCGGCAGGAAGGACGAAGAGGTCCTGAAGCGCGCGCGCGCGGCCCTGGAGGACCTCGACAAGGCCCAGATCGGGACCATCCACGCCTTCGCCGCGCATCTGCTGCGGCTCTATCCCCTGCAGGCCGGGGTGGACCCCGGCTTCCGGGTCGACGAAGGCCCGGGCTTCGAGGAGCTCTTCGAGACCCGCTGGTCCCAGTGGCTCGACGCTGAGCTGGGCGAGCAAGCCCGCGGCCCGAGGAAGCAGGAATGGCTCGCGGTGCTGCGCTGGGCGCCCCTGGAGGACCTCGAGGAGCTCGCGCGCGGGCTGGCCGGCGCGCCCGTGGACCTCGCGCAGATCGGCCGGCCGGACCCCGAGGCGCCGGCCCGCTTGGCGGAGCTGGAGCGCCTGCTGCGCCAGGCGCCGCAGGGCCAGCCTCCGGCGCGCGGCAAGATCCTGGAGGCGCTCTCCGGCTTGGCCGAGCACCTCGACGCTCTGGCCGCGGCCGCGTCCAGCGCGGAGCCGCCTTTGGCCCGGCTGCGGGCGGCGAAGCCGCCGCAAGCCAAGTGGCCCGCCGGCTGGGATGAGGCCTGCGCGCCGGCCTATGAGAGCGCTCAGCGCATCGCGGCCGCGGCCTCGGCGGAGAGCGAGGCCCTGGCGCGCCGCGCCGCCCGTCTGCTCATCCCCTTCGCCGATGCCTTCCGCCAAGCCTACGCGCGCGCGGGCCTGGTCTCCTTCGACGGCCTCCTGCTCAAGGCCCGGGACCTGGTCCGCGACGACCTCGTCGTGCGCGAGGAGCTCAAGGCCAAGTACCAGGCCTTCTTGGTCGACGAGTTCCAGGACACGGACCCTCTGCAGGGAGAACTGCTGCTGTTCTTGGCGGAGGAGCTCGGCGGCCGGGCCCGACGCTGGGGCCGGGTGCGGCCCGGAGCGGGACGCCTCTTCATCGTCGGAGACCCCAAGCAGTCCATCTACCGCTTCCGGGGCGCGGACATCGCGGCCTATCAGGGCATCACGGAGCACCTGCTCCAGGGCGGCGGGGCGCTGCTCTGCGAGCTGCGGACCAATTTTCGCAGCACGGCCGGAGTCCTGGCCCCGGTCAACGCGGTCTTCCCCAAGCTCATGCGGCGCAAGGAAGGCTCCCAGCCCGACTACATCCCCGTGGCGCCCCTGGCCGAGGCTTCGGATCCTTTGCCTGCTGTCGAGATCGTGGCGGTGGGGCCTGCGGGCGAAGGGGGCGAGGAGCCCGACGCTTTGACCGGGCAGAAGACGCAGGCCGCCTGGATCGCGGGCTGGATAGCGGCGGAATGCGCCGGCGGCGGGAAGCGCCGGTTCAAGGACGTGGCCGTGCTCATGCGCACCTCGAGCGCCTTGGCCCCGCTCCTGGAGGCCTTCAAGGCCGCGGACATCCCTTATGTCGTCGAGATGGAGAAGCTCTTCTACAACAGCCAGGAGGTCATCGACCTGTCGAACCTCCTGCGCGTCCTGGACGACCCCGAGGACCGGCTGGCCTTCGCGGGCCTGCTGCGCTCGCCGCTCATGGGCCTGGCCGATGAGGACCTCCGTCTCTGGGCCGCGGCCGGCCAGCCGGGCTACCTGGAGAAGCCGCCGGCGTCCTGGCCCGCCTCCGAGAAGCGGCGTCTGGCCGGGCTCTTCGCCATCCTGCGCGGCCTGCGCGGCCGGGTGGGCCGCGTCCCCCTGGGAGAGTTCGTCTGCGCCGTGCTCGACGAGACGCCCCTGCTCGCGGCCGCGGCCCGGGCCTACCACGGCCAGCAGAGCGTCTCCAACCTGCTCAAGTTCTCCCGCCTGGCGGCCGCGGCCGCCGACGAGCGGGGCCTGACCCTGAAGGAGTTCATCGCCGTGGTGGCCCGGGCCATGGACGAGTCCCGGGCCGAGGGGGAGAGCCCCTTGGCCGACGAGCACCTCGACGCGGTGCGCGTGCTCTCCATCCACAAGGCCAAGGGCCTGGAGTTCCCGGCGGTGCTGGTCTACAACCTGTCCGGCGGCAGCGCCCGCGGGGGCGGCGGCCAAGCCGTGCTGACCGACTGGAGCACGGGCCGCGCCGGGCTGAGCCTGGCGCGCTGCGGGGCTGGCGACGCGGTCCGGGCGCTGCTGGAGGACCGGGAGCGCCAGCGCCGGGAAGACGAGACCGTGCGCCTGCTCTACGTGGCGCTCACGCGCGCCAAGGACAAGCTCATCCTGCTGGGCCACCGGAAAGCGGACCAAGGCACCTTGGCCCGGCTCTTGCGCGATGCCGGGGCTTGGCCGGCATCGGAAGCCGAGACGGTTTTGTCCCTGCCGGTGCATGTCCTGAGGGCCGGCGCGGGCGCGATGCGTTCCGGCCAGGCGCGCCTCTCGGGGCTGCGCTGCGCGCATCGCCTGCCCGAGCCCAAGGCCTTGGCGCGGCTGCGGGCCGAGAGGCTGCGGCGGCGCGATGCGGCCGCGGCGCGCGGCTGGACCCGGACTGCGACCGAGTACTTGAAAGAGGGCGGCCCGGACCTCGGCCGCCAAGCCCGCCCCGCCGGCCCCGGCTTGGGCCCCTTGGTGGGGCAGCTCTGCCACAAGGTCCTGGCCCTCTGGGATTTCCGCAGGCCGGCCGACCTCGGAGCGGCCCTGGCCACGGCGTGCCGCGCCCTGGCTGGAGCTCAGCCCGAGGCCGATTGGGCCGCCGCGCGCGGCGAGGCCGAGGCGGTCCTGCGGATATTCCTGGGCTCCCGGGCCGCCCGGGAGCTGGCCGAAGCCGAGATCCTGGGGCGGGAACTGCCCTTCGTCTACGGCGAGGCGGGTGCCGTGGTGCGGGGGACCATCGACCTGGTCTACCGCCAGGGCGGGCGCGTGGTGGTGGCTGATTTCAAGAGCGAGGCGGCGGCCCCGCGGAGCCTGGGCGCCCTGCGCGAGAGGTACCGGCGCCAGGGCGAGGACTATCGCGCGGCGGTGGAGCGGGCCTGGGGGCTGGCGGACGTCGAGTTCCGCCTCATCTTCTTGAGGAGCCCGGATCTGGCCTGA
- a CDS encoding MFS transporter, translated as MKRWLCIFIAIVTLVTAPGLGAFQAAAAVVNQVSVAVPVGGANAGVVGAGLQNRTGQGALSVLTPGLSLGLTPALAGIQGVLPPIQGPAFAAPASAQQTATVLSVNPAVVPITQSEAVVAPTLAAPAALPQEQKDAVAAAAEAESLQTVRGQSNQLGVRFRQLRKLFGEPRQPADVLGAPGQTAQGLSPALSAETAAKDKPAVDEPAKPEKPKKGWGFGMNGTTWWFIGSLLAQQVGVEALGSSMPALIQKAFGDFTIYAQVAVVSSIFGIIGRQIAPVIIEKVGLKKAYVGSYMIRVASITALVALLATGHMTLPLMFLFYSANAFIMGTTFTAMNSVPPLLVGQQDAPLNRFWGVQHTLSEIFGVLGPIVTGLVIAHFGFIPALVAFPVMTLAAALILWTTLKLPAEAELKRAQDPSQKPAGVIQIFKDFFKKIGRGAKVVWSNPALRLSFIAFTLFLMLNPFLYQMLAPGYALRLIGTAAPELAPAISGWLTGLYSAGGLVGGIIMTLQSRKLDQAKESGQIDDAGERVILRQSMLRWIVIAAGSLAFIASLAVPLPVLGSLVSLPSFLMWAKNVTLPALALIPFGIAQVVAQFKLQSYFQARVPKQDMADAMGFLGSASLAVTTVGILALKYLFKAFPLGLTPFYYFSLALIPIALAALYLRWRLSKQG; from the coding sequence ATGAAGCGCTGGCTCTGCATCTTCATCGCGATCGTCACGCTGGTCACGGCCCCGGGCCTCGGCGCGTTCCAGGCCGCGGCAGCGGTCGTAAACCAGGTCAGCGTCGCGGTCCCGGTCGGCGGCGCCAACGCCGGAGTGGTCGGCGCGGGCCTCCAGAACCGCACCGGCCAAGGCGCCCTCTCAGTCCTGACCCCCGGACTGTCCCTCGGCCTCACCCCGGCCCTGGCGGGCATCCAGGGCGTCCTGCCTCCCATCCAGGGGCCGGCTTTCGCCGCCCCTGCCTCCGCTCAGCAGACCGCAACGGTGCTCTCCGTCAACCCTGCCGTCGTCCCGATCACACAGTCAGAGGCGGTCGTTGCGCCGACGCTGGCGGCTCCGGCCGCGCTCCCGCAGGAGCAGAAGGACGCCGTCGCGGCCGCAGCGGAGGCGGAGTCCTTGCAGACCGTCCGGGGGCAGTCCAACCAGCTCGGCGTCCGCTTCCGCCAACTGCGCAAGCTCTTCGGCGAGCCCCGCCAGCCCGCCGACGTGCTCGGCGCGCCGGGACAGACGGCCCAGGGGCTCTCGCCCGCGCTCTCCGCCGAGACGGCCGCGAAGGACAAGCCGGCCGTAGACGAACCCGCCAAGCCCGAGAAGCCCAAGAAGGGCTGGGGCTTCGGGATGAACGGGACCACCTGGTGGTTCATCGGCTCGCTGCTCGCCCAGCAGGTGGGTGTCGAGGCCCTGGGCTCATCCATGCCGGCCCTCATCCAGAAGGCCTTCGGGGACTTCACCATCTACGCGCAGGTCGCGGTCGTCTCCTCCATCTTCGGCATCATCGGCCGCCAGATCGCCCCGGTCATCATCGAGAAGGTCGGGCTGAAGAAGGCCTACGTCGGCTCCTACATGATCCGCGTGGCCTCCATCACCGCCTTGGTGGCCCTGCTGGCCACCGGGCACATGACCTTGCCGCTCATGTTCCTCTTCTATTCGGCCAATGCCTTCATCATGGGCACGACCTTCACGGCCATGAACAGCGTGCCGCCCCTGCTCGTCGGACAGCAGGACGCGCCGCTCAACCGCTTCTGGGGCGTCCAGCACACCCTCTCCGAGATCTTCGGCGTCCTGGGGCCCATCGTGACCGGCCTGGTGATCGCCCACTTCGGCTTCATCCCCGCCTTGGTCGCCTTCCCGGTCATGACCTTGGCCGCGGCGCTCATCCTCTGGACGACCCTGAAGCTGCCGGCCGAGGCGGAGCTCAAGAGGGCCCAGGACCCGTCCCAGAAGCCCGCCGGCGTGATCCAGATATTCAAGGATTTCTTCAAGAAGATCGGCCGCGGCGCCAAGGTGGTCTGGAGCAACCCGGCCCTGAGGCTCAGCTTCATCGCCTTCACGCTGTTCCTCATGCTCAACCCCTTCCTGTACCAGATGCTCGCTCCAGGCTACGCCCTGCGGCTCATCGGCACGGCGGCCCCCGAGCTCGCGCCGGCCATCAGCGGCTGGCTGACCGGCCTCTACAGCGCCGGCGGCCTGGTGGGCGGCATCATCATGACCTTGCAGAGCCGCAAGCTCGACCAAGCCAAGGAGTCCGGCCAGATCGACGACGCGGGCGAGCGCGTCATCCTGCGCCAGTCCATGCTCCGCTGGATCGTCATCGCCGCCGGCTCGCTGGCCTTCATCGCGAGCCTCGCCGTGCCCCTGCCGGTCCTCGGCTCGCTGGTGTCTTTGCCCTCGTTCCTCATGTGGGCCAAGAACGTGACCTTGCCGGCCCTGGCCCTCATCCCGTTCGGCATCGCGCAGGTCGTGGCCCAGTTCAAGCTGCAGAGCTACTTCCAGGCGCGGGTGCCCAAGCAGGACATGGCCGACGCCATGGGCTTCCTCGGCTCCGCCTCGCTGGCGGTCACCACGGTGGGCATCCTGGCGCTGAAGTACCTCTTCAAGGCCTTCCCGCTCGGGCTGACTCCGTTCTACTACTTCTCGTTGGCGCTCATCCCCATCGCGCTGGCCGCCCTGTACCTGCGCTGGCGGCTCTCGAAGCAGGGCTGA
- a CDS encoding prepilin-type N-terminal cleavage/methylation domain-containing protein has protein sequence MTTAPRRRAGFTLLEMIIALVLSSFVIMGIFGAVSQMMRGHMESSAKATNSAWALMGLDSMQKELSNGTVLYCPFTDGSHRGCPGKTSTVLSGCSDYTPNPGAGLGPAGGPLDGNALSVKSSYYSVWDAASTPTKTPWLLHYTGTSCPIDPAPACGSGSYDVVAQDIYPNDPALDFYFRRADDVAGVQLLFTIGQQTRSANGQAPAFSKVDTRVQMQKSFSNPYD, from the coding sequence ATGACCACGGCCCCCCGGCGCCGGGCCGGGTTCACGCTGCTCGAGATGATCATCGCCTTGGTCCTGAGCAGCTTCGTGATCATGGGCATCTTCGGCGCCGTCTCCCAGATGATGCGCGGGCACATGGAGAGCTCGGCCAAAGCCACGAACTCCGCCTGGGCCCTGATGGGCCTGGACTCGATGCAGAAGGAGCTTTCCAACGGCACCGTCCTGTACTGCCCTTTCACGGACGGCTCCCACCGCGGCTGCCCGGGAAAGACCTCGACCGTCCTGAGCGGCTGCAGCGACTACACGCCCAACCCCGGCGCCGGGCTGGGGCCTGCGGGCGGCCCCCTGGACGGCAATGCGTTGAGCGTGAAGTCGTCCTACTACTCCGTCTGGGACGCGGCCAGCACCCCCACCAAGACCCCCTGGCTCCTCCACTACACGGGGACGAGCTGTCCCATCGACCCGGCTCCCGCCTGCGGCTCCGGGAGCTACGACGTCGTGGCCCAGGACATCTATCCTAACGACCCCGCCCTGGACTTCTATTTCCGGAGGGCCGACGACGTCGCCGGCGTGCAGCTGCTCTTCACCATCGGCCAGCAGACCCGCTCCGCCAACGGGCAGGCCCCGGCCTTCAGCAAGGTCGACACTCGGGTCCAGATGCAGAAGTCGTTCTCCAACCCCTACGACTAA
- a CDS encoding prohibitin family protein, which translates to MAHWQEGDVDPQEMVARHLRTVISAMVVAAGLLLLWSAVVFIPAGHEGVLFNKLTGKINPTTLKQGWQLRVPIINSVIVYDCRRKAYTMSMTSADAGQEGANTNWSPTADGNMVGIDITVWYRIPLDLAGKVYVKLGDQDWCEEQVIRPIIRNAVRLTVAKYTAPELYGPKRTEVQDRIKELIAKSFNDDAFFVLDGDGVFLRDVHLTPSYQHSIEEKVAAQQAIQRKEFEVAQARQEAMAIKIKNDALASAKSYLQLRTIEMLEKKDFKVMVVPQSQGLILNLDQGK; encoded by the coding sequence ATGGCTCATTGGCAGGAAGGCGACGTGGACCCGCAGGAGATGGTCGCCCGGCACTTGCGGACCGTGATCAGCGCCATGGTGGTGGCGGCGGGCCTCTTGCTGCTCTGGTCCGCCGTGGTCTTCATCCCGGCCGGGCACGAAGGCGTGCTCTTCAACAAGCTCACCGGCAAGATCAACCCGACGACTCTGAAGCAAGGCTGGCAGCTGCGCGTGCCCATCATCAACAGCGTCATCGTCTACGACTGCCGCCGCAAGGCCTACACCATGTCCATGACCTCCGCCGACGCCGGCCAGGAGGGAGCCAACACCAACTGGTCGCCGACCGCCGACGGCAACATGGTGGGCATCGACATCACGGTCTGGTACCGCATCCCCCTGGACTTAGCCGGCAAGGTCTACGTCAAGCTCGGCGACCAGGATTGGTGCGAGGAGCAGGTCATCCGCCCCATCATCCGCAACGCCGTGCGCCTCACCGTGGCCAAGTACACCGCGCCCGAACTCTACGGCCCCAAGCGCACCGAGGTGCAGGACCGGATCAAGGAGCTCATCGCCAAGTCCTTCAACGACGACGCCTTCTTCGTGCTCGACGGCGACGGGGTCTTCCTGCGCGACGTGCACCTGACGCCCTCCTACCAGCACTCCATCGAGGAGAAGGTCGCGGCCCAGCAGGCCATCCAGCGCAAGGAGTTCGAGGTCGCGCAGGCCCGGCAGGAAGCCATGGCCATCAAGATCAAGAACGACGCTTTGGCCTCGGCCAAGAGCTACCTGCAGCTGCGCACCATCGAGATGCTGGAGAAGAAGGACTTCAAGGTCATGGTGGTGCCCCAGAGCCAGGGGCTCATCCTCAACCTGGACCAAGGCAAATGA